The following proteins are encoded in a genomic region of Cataglyphis hispanica isolate Lineage 1 chromosome 1, ULB_Chis1_1.0, whole genome shotgun sequence:
- the LOC126849404 gene encoding rho guanine nucleotide exchange factor 17 isoform X1, producing the protein MPRAGGGDGGSGPQRTGGGGFGGWLGGAARAMTGGGVGGGYVILGGTRYGLRISQESLAPANSGEESQEHRRKRNSRESDSRERLTEKPAEKPPIDLASITDCCCIGPRSRLPLPRIPPPVCSLIPITSSMTSVTPSPCPSTVVVDGCSPPLPASIASVAETTPFANNSHGAVQTSVGNMGSTSQQPQQKQQSHHHQHHHHHHYHQQQHHYQQQHYPQTAAAAAVTSSYPPPTTTTTPSSPSTSLGYSSGIPTTTQTVSVPRQLAQWTKHQTLKLQEPAVIAVDRLHRFRWSGGGGGSGKKSSSGPRSEKAERLRELTEKLKGPAPVPPPRRPSRVQASSPPPSGYQPSSQNYPQTDPNPGCGRCEGRPSHRSFTYSEGGQHGGNNQQPQHQQQKDHPKTIVRGESVSEECLSDRSGNEAYRKPCHDSRKPSRTGRPERNSGDVSDLRSKQNVNAEAAKHLRQYSDSVVDSATSVDDLCDNLNATSVGGEGEDRDAITTLEPRGLLAFHRAGAPYRSASFGQVDFNQDADFTFSANSHFPLPVNRQKTQAIAASNRSEIKDVRASTLPRRRGDVTPGGSTPQNSPNRQSPRTSTPSVDSAVGSAEGLGVPQQGNHEDIRPRSDGSDSLATSSALTSPEPLVPEVNEPRADQTDAAAVESISHESVYPIVEGSTVEETVQKETKIEPHEVIITPPPEEPRLSQASEGSEAPSETPSETSSPSGKTRRYRGDTSKRRKGVYITQWPEPLDANRNKLSAQSSEERDEPPATPSDLSDCEGHTPRRYSKRPLRGPYGQMLEAEMAKPRTADIALDEGLRPRRKISANLSYNASGNNNSGSEPPTPCHHRTTSSPTKLEGLPGPSPELLAELLRGSSERVARAPAHRNDTRTHVVVELYDTERSYVEALQILVNKYLQPLKSPENAGLVDAGTVDEIFYQIPALLSHHEVFLEELRRRLDTWELKQTIGDVFLDVFTKPVVLETYTLFLDNWKSARKAIKTTCQAKPAFARFLETMEREHKGKLGLDQLLIKPVQKIPRYELLIQRLLKHTDPTHPDYELLQAAQKEVHELVVKINCTERESLEWEQQQTTLREVQALVEGLAGIVTNDRAFVRHDLVTIASNQGTRKERALFLFSDLLVITSIKRRSGTIRKPSTSTCPNSLVGLLDANKYKMLMRIPLDDLEVMKAKDENLRRMAREVDYLREDCTKLTQLQELAATLHGAKQQLEDLIKDMLSQAQRQLAERNAAHSQLACLELTLNTQAGIENISVMFAKPDKRASWEESFNEAKQKLALSADRRLCPEFVGPLPIRKTRAGLQFTCAAPTLVNGQGSKDVWVCNSDGYVGQVCVLSLSPEPPQVTSCNGVCNSRILCVAGIPACTPGSNTCTSNNSPFINSKSGISISVQDVDASGGNIQLDSSSSSDDSDSDDSPCADTGSTTLSGDVSSIDNTTAEEDANQPTMWLGTEDGYIHVYNCNDNIRIKKNKVKILHGSSVHCIIYLDNKVFVSLANGDITVYVRDHTGGWNTPDPTTVSVGTVASPVTKMLSVSGKLWCGCHNSVKVLNTHTLDIEHTFMVSSDTSRAVSCMANSGGLGVWISLHNSAVLRLFHSGSYECLTDINIAPAVTKMLATGCDDIIRQHKAACLRVTALLACNELLWIGTSAGVLLTVPIPHIKPSTQRMSQPPIVTGIPHGHTGHVRFLTCVETPNPSKPDPGSKVNRYSLKSSKTQQNNINRGKLLVISGGDGYEDFRGPQASAELQAGREDSTNHLLLWKV; encoded by the exons ATGCCCCGTGCTGGCGGAGGAGACGGGGGTAGCGGACCCCAGAGGACGGGAGGGGGTGGCTTCGGAGGATGGCTGGGGGGCGCCGCGAGGGCCATGACAGGTGGAGGCGTCGGTGGTGGATATGTCATTTTGGGTGGCACCAGATACGGCCTACGAATCTCTCAG GAGAGCCTGGCGCCGGCCAACTCCGGGGAGGAATCGCAGGAGCATCGGCGAAAGCGAAATTCGCGCGAGAGCGACTCGCGGGAGCGGTTGACCGAGAAACCGGCGGAGAAGCCGCCGATAGATCTGGCCAGCATCACCGATTGCTGCTGCATCGGTCCGCGGTCACGGCTTCCGCTCCCACGGATTCCGCCGCCGGTCTGTTCGCTCATCCCGATCACGTCCTCGATGACATCCGTGACGCCGTCGCCGTGCCCTTCgaccgtcgtcgtcgacggtTGCTCGCCGCCTCTTCCTGCTTCTATCGCGAGCGTCGCGGAGACGACGCCGTTCGCTAATAATAGTCACGGCGCGGTGCAAACGTCGGTGGGGAACATGGGCAGCACCAGCCAGCAGCCGCAGCAGAAACAGCAGTCACACCACCACCAACATCATCACCACCACCACTACCATCAACAGCAGCATCACTACCAACAACAGCATTATCCACAaacagcggcggcggcggcggtaaCGTCGTCGTACCCGccgccgacgacgacgacgacgccgtCTTCACCCTCGACGTCGCTCGGCTACTCGTCCGGCATCCCGACGACGACGCAGACCGTCTCCGTGCCGCGGCAGCTCGCGCAGTGGACGAAGCATCAGACGCTCAAGCTTCAG GAACCAGCCGTGATAGCGGTGGACCGATTGCACAGGTTTCGCTGGAGCGGGGGCGGAGGAGGAAGCGGCAAGAAGTCCTCTTCCGGCCCCCGCAGCGAGAAGGCTGAGCGCCTTCGCGAGCTCACTGAGAAACTTAAGGGACCGGCACCGGTTCCGCCACCCAGAAGACCATCGCGGGTCCAGgcctcctcccctcctccgAGCGGATACCAGCCGTCGTCTCAAAATTATCCACAG ACGGACCCAAATCCAGGTTGCGGTCGCTGCGAGGGTCGCCCATCTCATCGCAGCTTTACATACAGCGAGGGCGGTCAACATGGTGGCAACAATCAACAGCCTCAGCATCAGCAACAGAAGGACCATCCGAAGACGATCGTCCGCGGTGAGAGTGTCAGTGAAGAGTGTCTCAGTGATCGGTCGGGAAACGAGGCGTACCGAAAGCCCTGCCACGACTCGAGAAAGCCCTCGAGAACGGGCAGACCCGAGAGAAACAGTGGTGACGTGAGTGACCTCAGAAGCAAACAGAACGTTAATGCGGAGGCGGCAAAACACTTGAGACAGTACAGTGATTCCGTGGTGGACAGTGCTACGAGTGTGGACGATCTGTGCGATAACCTGAACGCCACTTCCGTCGGCGGTGAGGGAGAGGATCGGGATGCCATAACGACGCTGGAGCCGCGTGGGCTGCTCGCCTTTCACAGGGCCGGCGCGCCCTACAGAAGCGCCTCCTTCGGCCAGGTGGACTTTAATCAAG ATGCAGATTTTACTTTCAGCGCGAACTCGCACTTTCCTCTTCCGGTGAACCGACAGAAAACTCAAGCGATCGCGGCGTCTAATCGCTCCGAGATCAAAGACGTTCGCGCAAGCACGTTACCCCGTCGTCGCGGTGATGTCACACCAGGTGGCTCGACGCCCCAAAACAGTCCCAATCGACAGAGTCCGAGGACGTCGACGCCCAGCGTCGACAGCGCCGTCGGTTCTGCCGAAGGTCTGGGTGTACCTCAACAAGGCAACCACGAGGATATCCGACCCAGAAGCGATGGCTCAGACAGCTTGGCAACTTCCAGTGCACTAACTAGCCCGGAACCTCTGGTCCCGGAAGTGAACGAGCCGAGAGCCGATCAAACGGACGCGGCTGCCGTCGAGTCGATTAGCCACGAGTCGGTTTATCCGATTGTTGAAGGAAGTACTGTGGAGGAAACCGTTCAAAAAG AGACCAAAATAGAGCCGCACGAGGTAATTATCACTCCACCCCCGGAGGAGCCGCGTCTGAGTCAAGCGAGCGAAGGCAGCGAGGCGCCGAGCGAGACGCCCTCGGAGACGTCCTCGCCGTCCGGCAAGACGAGACGATACCGGGGCGACACTAGCAAGAGGAGGAAGGGCGTGTACATAACTCAATGGCCAGAGCCCTTGGACGCGAACAGGAACAAGCTGTCGGCTCAGAGCAGCGAGGAGAGAGACGAGCCACCTGCGACGCCCAGCGATCTGTCCGACTGCGAGGGCCACACGCCTCGAAG GTACAGCAAGAGGCCTCTTCGCGGACCCTACGGGCAGATGCTGGAGGCCGAGATGGCGAAACCGCGTACCGCCGACATCGCGCTCGACGAGGGTCTTCGTCCTCGCAGAAAGATCTCAGCGAATCTCTCGTACAACGCGAGCGGCAACAACAACAGCGGCTCCGAGCCACCCACGCCCTGCCATCACCGGACGACCTCCAGCCCTACCAAACTCGAGGGGCTTCCGGGGCCGAGTCCCGAGCTGCTCGCGGAGCTGCTGAGAGGGTCCTCGGAGAGGGTGGCTCGCGCACCAGCGCATCGAAAC GACACAAGGACTCACGTGGTTGTGGAGCTTTACGACACGGAACGATCCTATGTGGAGGCGCTACAGATACTAGTCAAT AAATACCTACAGCCCTTGAAGAGCCCCGAGAATGCTGGCTTGGTGGATGCCGGAACGGTcgacgagatattttatcag ATTCCTGCGCTTCTCAGCCATCACGAGGTATTCTTGGAGGAGCTGCGTAGGCGACTGGACACCTGGGAACTCAAGCAGACGATCGGCGACGTCTTCCTCGATGTG TTCACGAAACCGGTGGTGCTGGAGACATACACCCTGTTCCTGGACAATTGGAAATCCGCAAGGAAGGCGATAAAAACAACGTGCCAAGCGAAACCGGCCTTTGCACGATTTCTCGAG acgATGGAGCGCGAACACAAGGGCAAACTAGGTCTGGACCAATTGTTGATCAAACCCGTGCAAAAGATCCCGCGGTATGAGCTGCTTATACAGAGATTGCTAAAGCATACAGACCCGACGCATCCCGATTACGAGCTGTTGCAGGCCGCGCAGAAAGAAGTGCACGAGCTGGtcgtgaaaattaattgcacgGAAAGGGAGTCACTCGAGTGGGAACAGCAACAAACGACGTTAAGGGAGGTCCAGGCCCTCGTTGAAGGTCTCGCCGGCATTGTAACGAACGACAG AGCTTTCGTCCGGCATGATCTGGTCACTATAGCGTCGAATCAGGGCACGCGGAAGGAACGGgctttatttttgttctcCGATCTCCTTGTCATCACCAGCATCAAGCGTAGAAGCGGCACGATAAGAAAACCATCCAC AAGCACGTGTCCGAACAGCCTGGTTGGTTTGCTTGACGCGaacaaatacaaaatgttGATGCGAATTCCACTGGACGATCTCGAAGTGATGAAAG CCAAAGACGAGAATTTAAGGCGAATGGCGCGCGAAGTGGACTACCTTCGAGAAGATTGCACAAAGTTAACTCAACTTCAGGAACTCGCCGCGACTTTGCACGGTGCCAAGCAGCAGTTGGAGGATCTTATCAAGGATATGCTGAGTCAAGCCCAACGACAACTGGCAGAAAGAAATGCAGCGCATTCGCAGTTGGCTTGCTTGGAACTAACACTCAATACTCA AGCCGGAATTGAGAATATATCTGTTATGTTCGCGAAACCTGACAAACGTGCGAGTTGGGAGGAGAGCTTTAATGAAGCCAAGCAGAAACTCG CACTGTCAGCCGACAGGAGACTGTGTCCTGAATTCGTGGGACCTTTACCGATCAGAAAAACTCGAGCTGGTCTCCAGTTCACGTGCGCGGCGCCGACATTGGTAAACGGACAGGGATCGAAGGACGTTTGGGTCTGCAACAGCGATGGATACGTCGGTCAGGTGTGCGTGCTAAGTCTAAGCCCGGAACCACCGCAGGTTACGTCGTGTAACGGAGTCTGCAACTCCAGGATACTCTGTGTCGCCGGGATACCCGCGTGCACCCCCGG TTCAAACACGTGCACGTCGAACAACAGCCCATTTATTAACAGCAAGAGCGGTATAAGCATATCGGTACAAGATGTGGATGCCAGTGGCGGTAATATACAGTTAGACAG TAGCTCGAGTTCCGACGATTCAGACTCGGACGACAGTCCATGCGCAGATACGGGCAGCACGACATTGAGCGGCGACGTATCGAGTATTGACAATACTACTGCGGAGGAGGACGCGAATCAGCCCACGATGTGGCTGGGAACCGAGGACGGCTATATCCACGTGTACAACTGCAATGACAACATCCGGATCAAGAAGAACAAGGTGAAGATCCTGCACGGCAGCAGCGTGCACTGCATCAT ATACTTGGATAACAAGGTGTTCGTCTCTCTCGCCAATGGGGACATCACCGTTTACGTTCGGGACCATA CCGGTGGATGGAATACACCGGATCCGACGACGGTATCCGTCGGGACGGTGGCATCGCCGGTAACCAAGATGCTATCTGTTTCTGGGAAACTTTGGTGTGGCTGTCACAATAGTGTGAAAGTTTTGAACACTCATACTTTGGACATTGAGCACACGTTCATGGTTAGCAGCGACACGAGCCGTGCCGTTTCTTGCATGGCGAATTCTGGAGGCTTGGGCGTCTGGATTTCCTTACACAATAGCGCTGTGCTAAGGCTCTTCCATTCCGGTAGCTATGAATGTCTAACGGATATCAATATCGCGCCGGCTGTCACCAAAATGCTTGCCA CAGGTTGCGATGACATAATTCGGCAGCACAAGGCCGCGTGTCTCAGGGTTACCGCACTGTTGGCTTGCAACGAGTTGCTTTGGATCGGTACGAGCGCCGGCGTGCTACTCACTG
- the LOC126849404 gene encoding rho guanine nucleotide exchange factor 17 isoform X2 gives MPRAGGGDGGSGPQRTGGGGFGGWLGGAARAMTGGGVGGGYVILGGTRYGLRISQESLAPANSGEESQEHRRKRNSRESDSRERLTEKPAEKPPIDLASITDCCCIGPRSRLPLPRIPPPVCSLIPITSSMTSVTPSPCPSTVVVDGCSPPLPASIASVAETTPFANNSHGAVQTSVGNMGSTSQQPQQKQQSHHHQHHHHHHYHQQQHHYQQQHYPQTAAAAAVTSSYPPPTTTTTPSSPSTSLGYSSGIPTTTQTVSVPRQLAQWTKHQTLKLQEPAVIAVDRLHRFRWSGGGGGSGKKSSSGPRSEKAERLRELTEKLKGPAPVPPPRRPSRVQASSPPPSGYQPSSQNYPQTDPNPGCGRCEGRPSHRSFTYSEGGQHGGNNQQPQHQQQKDHPKTIVRGESVSEECLSDRSGNEAYRKPCHDSRKPSRTGRPERNSGDVSDLRSKQNVNAEAAKHLRQYSDSVVDSATSVDDLCDNLNATSVGGEGEDRDAITTLEPRGLLAFHRAGAPYRSASFGQVDFNQDADFTFSANSHFPLPVNRQKTQAIAASNRSEIKDVRASTLPRRRGDVTPGGSTPQNSPNRQSPRTSTPSVDSAVGSAEGLGVPQQGNHEDIRPRSDGSDSLATSSALTSPEPLVPEVNEPRADQTDAAAVESISHESVYPIVEGSTVEETVQKETKIEPHEVIITPPPEEPRLSQASEGSEAPSETPSETSSPSGKTRRYRGDTSKRRKGVYITQWPEPLDANRNKLSAQSSEERDEPPATPSDLSDCEGHTPRRYSKRPLRGPYGQMLEAEMAKPRTADIALDEGLRPRRKISANLSYNASGNNNSGSEPPTPCHHRTTSSPTKLEGLPGPSPELLAELLRGSSERVARAPAHRNDTRTHVVVELYDTERSYVEALQILVNKYLQPLKSPENAGLVDAGTVDEIFYQIPALLSHHEVFLEELRRRLDTWELKQTIGDVFLDVFTKPVVLETYTLFLDNWKSARKAIKTTCQAKPAFARFLETMEREHKGKLGLDQLLIKPVQKIPRYELLIQRLLKHTDPTHPDYELLQAAQKEVHELVVKINCTERESLEWEQQQTTLREVQALVEGLAGIVTNDRAFVRHDLVTIASNQGTRKERALFLFSDLLVITSIKRRSGTIRKPSTSTCPNSLVGLLDANKYKMLMRIPLDDLEVMKAKDENLRRMAREVDYLREDCTKLTQLQELAATLHGAKQQLEDLIKDMLSQAQRQLAERNAAHSQLACLELTLNTQAGIENISVMFAKPDKRASWEESFNEAKQKLALSADRRLCPEFVGPLPIRKTRAGLQFTCAAPTLVNGQGSKDVWVCNSDGYVGQVCVLSLSPEPPQVTSCNGVCNSRILCVAGIPACTPGSNTCTSNNSPFINSKSGISISVQDVDASGGNIQLDSSSSSDDSDSDDSPCADTGSTTLSGDVSSIDNTTAEEDANQPTMWLGTEDGYIHVYNCNDNIRIKKNKVKILHGSSVHCIIYLDNKVFVSLANGDITVYVRDHTGGWNTPDPTTVSVGTVASPVTKMLSVSGKLWCGCHNSVKVLNTHTLDIEHTFMVSSDTSRAVSCMANSGGLGVWISLHNSAVLRLFHSGSYECLTDINIAPAVTKMLASCDDIIRQHKAACLRVTALLACNELLWIGTSAGVLLTVPIPHIKPSTQRMSQPPIVTGIPHGHTGHVRFLTCVETPNPSKPDPGSKVNRYSLKSSKTQQNNINRGKLLVISGGDGYEDFRGPQASAELQAGREDSTNHLLLWKV, from the exons ATGCCCCGTGCTGGCGGAGGAGACGGGGGTAGCGGACCCCAGAGGACGGGAGGGGGTGGCTTCGGAGGATGGCTGGGGGGCGCCGCGAGGGCCATGACAGGTGGAGGCGTCGGTGGTGGATATGTCATTTTGGGTGGCACCAGATACGGCCTACGAATCTCTCAG GAGAGCCTGGCGCCGGCCAACTCCGGGGAGGAATCGCAGGAGCATCGGCGAAAGCGAAATTCGCGCGAGAGCGACTCGCGGGAGCGGTTGACCGAGAAACCGGCGGAGAAGCCGCCGATAGATCTGGCCAGCATCACCGATTGCTGCTGCATCGGTCCGCGGTCACGGCTTCCGCTCCCACGGATTCCGCCGCCGGTCTGTTCGCTCATCCCGATCACGTCCTCGATGACATCCGTGACGCCGTCGCCGTGCCCTTCgaccgtcgtcgtcgacggtTGCTCGCCGCCTCTTCCTGCTTCTATCGCGAGCGTCGCGGAGACGACGCCGTTCGCTAATAATAGTCACGGCGCGGTGCAAACGTCGGTGGGGAACATGGGCAGCACCAGCCAGCAGCCGCAGCAGAAACAGCAGTCACACCACCACCAACATCATCACCACCACCACTACCATCAACAGCAGCATCACTACCAACAACAGCATTATCCACAaacagcggcggcggcggcggtaaCGTCGTCGTACCCGccgccgacgacgacgacgacgccgtCTTCACCCTCGACGTCGCTCGGCTACTCGTCCGGCATCCCGACGACGACGCAGACCGTCTCCGTGCCGCGGCAGCTCGCGCAGTGGACGAAGCATCAGACGCTCAAGCTTCAG GAACCAGCCGTGATAGCGGTGGACCGATTGCACAGGTTTCGCTGGAGCGGGGGCGGAGGAGGAAGCGGCAAGAAGTCCTCTTCCGGCCCCCGCAGCGAGAAGGCTGAGCGCCTTCGCGAGCTCACTGAGAAACTTAAGGGACCGGCACCGGTTCCGCCACCCAGAAGACCATCGCGGGTCCAGgcctcctcccctcctccgAGCGGATACCAGCCGTCGTCTCAAAATTATCCACAG ACGGACCCAAATCCAGGTTGCGGTCGCTGCGAGGGTCGCCCATCTCATCGCAGCTTTACATACAGCGAGGGCGGTCAACATGGTGGCAACAATCAACAGCCTCAGCATCAGCAACAGAAGGACCATCCGAAGACGATCGTCCGCGGTGAGAGTGTCAGTGAAGAGTGTCTCAGTGATCGGTCGGGAAACGAGGCGTACCGAAAGCCCTGCCACGACTCGAGAAAGCCCTCGAGAACGGGCAGACCCGAGAGAAACAGTGGTGACGTGAGTGACCTCAGAAGCAAACAGAACGTTAATGCGGAGGCGGCAAAACACTTGAGACAGTACAGTGATTCCGTGGTGGACAGTGCTACGAGTGTGGACGATCTGTGCGATAACCTGAACGCCACTTCCGTCGGCGGTGAGGGAGAGGATCGGGATGCCATAACGACGCTGGAGCCGCGTGGGCTGCTCGCCTTTCACAGGGCCGGCGCGCCCTACAGAAGCGCCTCCTTCGGCCAGGTGGACTTTAATCAAG ATGCAGATTTTACTTTCAGCGCGAACTCGCACTTTCCTCTTCCGGTGAACCGACAGAAAACTCAAGCGATCGCGGCGTCTAATCGCTCCGAGATCAAAGACGTTCGCGCAAGCACGTTACCCCGTCGTCGCGGTGATGTCACACCAGGTGGCTCGACGCCCCAAAACAGTCCCAATCGACAGAGTCCGAGGACGTCGACGCCCAGCGTCGACAGCGCCGTCGGTTCTGCCGAAGGTCTGGGTGTACCTCAACAAGGCAACCACGAGGATATCCGACCCAGAAGCGATGGCTCAGACAGCTTGGCAACTTCCAGTGCACTAACTAGCCCGGAACCTCTGGTCCCGGAAGTGAACGAGCCGAGAGCCGATCAAACGGACGCGGCTGCCGTCGAGTCGATTAGCCACGAGTCGGTTTATCCGATTGTTGAAGGAAGTACTGTGGAGGAAACCGTTCAAAAAG AGACCAAAATAGAGCCGCACGAGGTAATTATCACTCCACCCCCGGAGGAGCCGCGTCTGAGTCAAGCGAGCGAAGGCAGCGAGGCGCCGAGCGAGACGCCCTCGGAGACGTCCTCGCCGTCCGGCAAGACGAGACGATACCGGGGCGACACTAGCAAGAGGAGGAAGGGCGTGTACATAACTCAATGGCCAGAGCCCTTGGACGCGAACAGGAACAAGCTGTCGGCTCAGAGCAGCGAGGAGAGAGACGAGCCACCTGCGACGCCCAGCGATCTGTCCGACTGCGAGGGCCACACGCCTCGAAG GTACAGCAAGAGGCCTCTTCGCGGACCCTACGGGCAGATGCTGGAGGCCGAGATGGCGAAACCGCGTACCGCCGACATCGCGCTCGACGAGGGTCTTCGTCCTCGCAGAAAGATCTCAGCGAATCTCTCGTACAACGCGAGCGGCAACAACAACAGCGGCTCCGAGCCACCCACGCCCTGCCATCACCGGACGACCTCCAGCCCTACCAAACTCGAGGGGCTTCCGGGGCCGAGTCCCGAGCTGCTCGCGGAGCTGCTGAGAGGGTCCTCGGAGAGGGTGGCTCGCGCACCAGCGCATCGAAAC GACACAAGGACTCACGTGGTTGTGGAGCTTTACGACACGGAACGATCCTATGTGGAGGCGCTACAGATACTAGTCAAT AAATACCTACAGCCCTTGAAGAGCCCCGAGAATGCTGGCTTGGTGGATGCCGGAACGGTcgacgagatattttatcag ATTCCTGCGCTTCTCAGCCATCACGAGGTATTCTTGGAGGAGCTGCGTAGGCGACTGGACACCTGGGAACTCAAGCAGACGATCGGCGACGTCTTCCTCGATGTG TTCACGAAACCGGTGGTGCTGGAGACATACACCCTGTTCCTGGACAATTGGAAATCCGCAAGGAAGGCGATAAAAACAACGTGCCAAGCGAAACCGGCCTTTGCACGATTTCTCGAG acgATGGAGCGCGAACACAAGGGCAAACTAGGTCTGGACCAATTGTTGATCAAACCCGTGCAAAAGATCCCGCGGTATGAGCTGCTTATACAGAGATTGCTAAAGCATACAGACCCGACGCATCCCGATTACGAGCTGTTGCAGGCCGCGCAGAAAGAAGTGCACGAGCTGGtcgtgaaaattaattgcacgGAAAGGGAGTCACTCGAGTGGGAACAGCAACAAACGACGTTAAGGGAGGTCCAGGCCCTCGTTGAAGGTCTCGCCGGCATTGTAACGAACGACAG AGCTTTCGTCCGGCATGATCTGGTCACTATAGCGTCGAATCAGGGCACGCGGAAGGAACGGgctttatttttgttctcCGATCTCCTTGTCATCACCAGCATCAAGCGTAGAAGCGGCACGATAAGAAAACCATCCAC AAGCACGTGTCCGAACAGCCTGGTTGGTTTGCTTGACGCGaacaaatacaaaatgttGATGCGAATTCCACTGGACGATCTCGAAGTGATGAAAG CCAAAGACGAGAATTTAAGGCGAATGGCGCGCGAAGTGGACTACCTTCGAGAAGATTGCACAAAGTTAACTCAACTTCAGGAACTCGCCGCGACTTTGCACGGTGCCAAGCAGCAGTTGGAGGATCTTATCAAGGATATGCTGAGTCAAGCCCAACGACAACTGGCAGAAAGAAATGCAGCGCATTCGCAGTTGGCTTGCTTGGAACTAACACTCAATACTCA AGCCGGAATTGAGAATATATCTGTTATGTTCGCGAAACCTGACAAACGTGCGAGTTGGGAGGAGAGCTTTAATGAAGCCAAGCAGAAACTCG CACTGTCAGCCGACAGGAGACTGTGTCCTGAATTCGTGGGACCTTTACCGATCAGAAAAACTCGAGCTGGTCTCCAGTTCACGTGCGCGGCGCCGACATTGGTAAACGGACAGGGATCGAAGGACGTTTGGGTCTGCAACAGCGATGGATACGTCGGTCAGGTGTGCGTGCTAAGTCTAAGCCCGGAACCACCGCAGGTTACGTCGTGTAACGGAGTCTGCAACTCCAGGATACTCTGTGTCGCCGGGATACCCGCGTGCACCCCCGG TTCAAACACGTGCACGTCGAACAACAGCCCATTTATTAACAGCAAGAGCGGTATAAGCATATCGGTACAAGATGTGGATGCCAGTGGCGGTAATATACAGTTAGACAG TAGCTCGAGTTCCGACGATTCAGACTCGGACGACAGTCCATGCGCAGATACGGGCAGCACGACATTGAGCGGCGACGTATCGAGTATTGACAATACTACTGCGGAGGAGGACGCGAATCAGCCCACGATGTGGCTGGGAACCGAGGACGGCTATATCCACGTGTACAACTGCAATGACAACATCCGGATCAAGAAGAACAAGGTGAAGATCCTGCACGGCAGCAGCGTGCACTGCATCAT ATACTTGGATAACAAGGTGTTCGTCTCTCTCGCCAATGGGGACATCACCGTTTACGTTCGGGACCATA CCGGTGGATGGAATACACCGGATCCGACGACGGTATCCGTCGGGACGGTGGCATCGCCGGTAACCAAGATGCTATCTGTTTCTGGGAAACTTTGGTGTGGCTGTCACAATAGTGTGAAAGTTTTGAACACTCATACTTTGGACATTGAGCACACGTTCATGGTTAGCAGCGACACGAGCCGTGCCGTTTCTTGCATGGCGAATTCTGGAGGCTTGGGCGTCTGGATTTCCTTACACAATAGCGCTGTGCTAAGGCTCTTCCATTCCGGTAGCTATGAATGTCTAACGGATATCAATATCGCGCCGGCTGTCACCAAAATGCTTGCCA GTTGCGATGACATAATTCGGCAGCACAAGGCCGCGTGTCTCAGGGTTACCGCACTGTTGGCTTGCAACGAGTTGCTTTGGATCGGTACGAGCGCCGGCGTGCTACTCACTG